One segment of Halococcus salsus DNA contains the following:
- a CDS encoding lysylphosphatidylglycerol synthase transmembrane domain-containing protein, with protein MSGLPDEGRPGGDPTGEPDGLTGRVRRVVSEHGIWVTAVLTVVVFAALFAFGDANQVANALAQFDMRAFAVVIALTTVGYLVRFVKWELYLDELDIDVPRTTSLTVFFSGLMMVVTPGKAGEVWKAWLLRDMEDVPASKTTPVVGAERITDVVSLAVLASVGVVAYGRSPAILAAVVLAFLAGLGLLQWRAGCLRLLSWAEGLPVVGEYADEFETFYESTYVLFRFRPLALATLLSVVAWALEGIALWITLDGFGVEVSVLAAVFVFALGSVIGAVSLLPGGLGAAEASMTGLLLTFSVAEPIAVAATLVVRVGTLWYAAVLGFAVFTVHKLLGGEPNPEA; from the coding sequence GTGAGCGGCCTCCCCGACGAGGGTCGGCCGGGCGGAGACCCGACGGGCGAGCCGGACGGGCTCACCGGCCGTGTTCGGCGGGTGGTGAGCGAGCACGGGATCTGGGTGACGGCGGTGCTCACGGTCGTGGTGTTCGCGGCGCTGTTCGCCTTCGGCGACGCCAACCAAGTCGCGAACGCGCTCGCACAGTTCGATATGCGGGCGTTCGCGGTCGTGATCGCGCTCACGACGGTCGGCTATCTCGTCCGGTTCGTGAAGTGGGAGCTCTACCTCGACGAACTCGACATCGACGTACCCCGGACGACGAGCCTCACGGTGTTCTTCAGCGGGTTGATGATGGTCGTCACGCCGGGGAAGGCGGGCGAGGTCTGGAAGGCGTGGCTCCTGCGCGACATGGAGGACGTCCCGGCGAGCAAGACTACCCCCGTCGTCGGGGCCGAGCGGATCACCGACGTGGTCTCGCTCGCGGTGCTCGCGTCGGTCGGCGTGGTGGCCTACGGCCGTTCGCCCGCGATCCTCGCGGCGGTCGTGCTGGCCTTCCTCGCCGGACTGGGGTTGCTCCAGTGGCGTGCGGGCTGTCTGCGGCTCCTCTCGTGGGCCGAAGGCCTGCCGGTCGTCGGCGAGTACGCCGACGAGTTCGAGACGTTCTACGAGAGCACCTACGTCCTCTTCCGATTCCGGCCGCTGGCGCTGGCGACGCTCCTCAGTGTCGTCGCGTGGGCGCTCGAAGGGATCGCGCTCTGGATCACCCTCGACGGGTTCGGGGTCGAGGTCTCGGTTCTCGCCGCGGTGTTCGTCTTCGCGCTCGGGTCGGTGATCGGCGCGGTGAGCCTCCTCCCGGGCGGTCTCGGTGCGGCCGAAGCCAGCATGACCGGGCTCCTGCTCACGTTCTCGGTCGCGGAGCCGATCGCCGTCGCCGCGACCCTGGTGGTCCGGGTCGGGACGCTCTGGTACGCCGCCGTCCTCGGGTTCGCCGTCTTCACCGTTCACAAGCTCCTGGGTGGGGAACCGAACCCCGAGGCGTGA